The sequence below is a genomic window from Gaiellales bacterium.
CCGACGGCGCCGCGCCCGTCCAGCCGGTCGCGCCCCGGGCCTGGCACGTCCCCGCGAGACCGCGTGGAGCGGGCGCCTACCTGATGGCGCGCCTGCGCCGGCCGCTCCACACCCGGTTTGGGATCGTGCATGCGAAGACGCAGTTCGACGGGCCGGTATGGGTGCCGATCCTGCGCCACCACGGCGCCCAGGCCTCGCTGCTCGTGCCTCTGCGGCCGTACGGCCGGGTCGTGCACGCCGACGTCCGCAAGCTCCAGCTGCGCTGGTCGCGTGTCCGCGTCGTCATCAACCTGGCAACGTCGCGCCTCGCGGTCTTCCGCGGCCGCCGCGCCGTCGGCGCCTTCCCGGTCGGACAGGGGACGGCGCTCACGCCCACGCCGACCGGCCGCTTCTTCGTCACCGACA
It includes:
- a CDS encoding L,D-transpeptidase, which translates into the protein MVLRVWVAVVLAVVACSACAGGSSKEAAGRQPAAMVAADGAAPVQPVAPRAWHVPARPRGAGAYLMARLRRPLHTRFGIVHAKTQFDGPVWVPILRHHGAQASLLVPLRPYGRVVHADVRKLQLRWSRVRVVINLATSRLAVFRGRRAVGAFPVGQGTALTPTPTGRFFVTDRLQFGLGSPYFPFALGLSAHQKHLSPTWIGGDQIAIHPGPMGHVSNGCIHVGPAAIRVLRRIAPLGTYVIVRS